DNA from Campylobacter lari:
AAGCATCAGCTTTTGCTTGAATGACTTCTAAAATAGCTGCATTTTCTTTATCAAATACTAGGATTTTTGCATTTTTAAGATTTTTTTGAGCATATAAATGCGCACTTGAACCTCTTTTTAAAGCAAGGATTTTTCCTTTTTGATTTAAATCTTCTATGGAATTAATATTTGATTTTTTAGCGCTTAATATCGCTAAATTTGCCTTAGCATAAGGCAAGGTAAAATCTATTACTTTTTTTCTTTGCTCGCTTATACTCATAGAAGACATGATTAGATCTATTTTTTGAGTTCTTAAAGCAGGTATAAGTCCATCCCAAGCTATGTTTTGAATTTTTAAATCATAGTTTTTTTCTTTGGCAAAGGCTTGTAAAAACTCTACACTAATACCACTTGGATTGCCTTTAGTATCACTCATTTCAAAAGGAGGGTAGGCCAGTTCCATACCTACGATTAATTCTTTTGCATGAAGTGTAAAAAACAAGCTTAGTAAAAAAAGTATTTTTTTCATTTTTTAACTCCAAATTTAGCCAAAGCTTTCTCATAATCTTCTTTTGTATCTATACCTATGCTTTGACTTTGTATTTTTAACATTTTGATTTTTTTGCCATTTTCTAAGGCTCTTAATTGTTCTAATTTTTCACATTCTTCCAAAGCTGAGTTTTTCAAAGTACAAAATTCTTGTAAATTTTTAACCCTATATGCATAAATTCCAAGGTGGGCTTTAAAATTTTGTTTATAATTTGCCCTTTCATAAGGAATTTTAGATCTTGAAAAATATAAAGCATAATCATTACTATCAGTAACTACTTTAACCAAATTTGGATCATCACAAGCTTTCGCATCTACTTCTTTGTAGCAACTACTCATAAAACAAAGCTCATCTTCAAAAGCTTTTTGGCTAAATTCTTTAAAATCTTTAATATTTTGTGTTTCTATAAAAGGCTCATCAGCTTGGACATTAATAATTAGCTCATTTTCATTTAGTTTTAAAATTTGACAAGCTTCGTTGATCCTATCAGTGCCACTTTCATGATTTTTGCTTGTTAAAACTGCTTTTATATTGTGTTTTTGTGCTATTTTTAAAACCTCTTCATCATCAAGTGCCACATACACTTCATCAACTTCTTGCATTTTTTTAGCTGTATAAATAAACATAGGTAAATTATCAATCTCACATAAAATTTTATTTTTAAAACGACTTGATTTTAATCTTGCTGGTATGATTATCATTGTTTTATCCATTCTATAATAGTTTGTTTTAGATTTTTGAGTTTGTAAACTTGATTTTGTTTTTGAGTGCTTGTAAATAAGCTTGCAATATTTGGATGAATTTCTTGCTTAAATTCTTTTGCAAGTTCTTGCATACAAGCTTGTTCATCTTGACATTCTTTGTTATAAATTGCTTGATACATACTTGGGGTAAATTTACTCCATTGTGCTGTGGAAGTGATGAGTGTCGTGGTGTTAGAATCAAGCATTTTAAAGCAAGTGCAAGTGTGAGGATCTAAAAGTCCTAAGTGGCTGTATTGTTTGATATATTGCATACACTCATCATCATTGCAAAAATCAGCTTCAAAGTCTTCTTGTAAAAGCTTTAGTTCTTTTTGGCTAAGCTCATAATATTTTTCATTCTTTAAAGCTTGCATAAGTTCTTTGGTGCGTTCATCTTTAAATTTATCAAAAAGCAATCTTTCTATATTTGATGATATGAGTATATCCATAGCAGGAGAAATAGTCTTTTGTAAGCTTTTATTTCTTAAATCATATTTGCCTGTATTAAAAAACTCACTTAAGATATTGTTTGAATTGGAAGCAATTTTAATTTTACCTATATTTGCTCCCATTTTTTTAGCATAATAAGCTCCCAAAGCATCGCCAAAATTTCCACTTGGAATGATGATATCAATTGTTTTATCAATTTTCAAACTAGCATAATAATGATAGATGATTTGAAAAAGTATTCTTCCAAAATTAACTGAATTTGCAGCACTTAGACTTAACTTTTCTTCTTTTAAAGTATTTTTAAAATCTTCATCATTTAAAAGTGTTTTTAGAGCATTTTGCGCATCATCAAAATTACCTTCAATGGCTATGGATTTTAAATTGCTTGCATTTGAGTGTGTCATTTGTAAAGCTTGAGTTTTGCTTGTGCCTTCATTTGGGTAAATGCAAACTACTTTTATGCCTTTTTTATTTTCAAAGCTTTTTAGCGTAGCAGGCCCTGTATCGCCACTTGTAGCACACATGATTAAAAAATCATCATCTTTTTTTAAGTATTCTAAAAGCACGCCAAAAGGCTGCAATGCCATGTCTTTAAAAGCTCTTGTTGGCCCATGAAATAATTCATTAATATAAAGCTTATCATTAATTTTTCTTAAATTAATAGGGCAGGTTTTATCATCAAAACTCTCATAAGTTTTCAAAGCTTTTTCAAAAACTTCAGGCTCTAAATCAAAATCAAAAGCTGCGATGATTTTTAAGGCTAATTCTTTGTAGTTTAAATTTTTTAAAGCTTCATTATCAAGCTTTGGTAGATTAAGTGGTGCATATAAAGCATTATTAGGTGCACTAGGGCTAAGTAAGGCCTTTGAAAAGCTTACTTGGTGATTTTTATCTTGGGTTGAGTGTAGTAACATTTTTTTCCTTATTGTTAAATTTATCAATATAATCTTGCAAAATTTGCTTAAAGCCGTCTTTTAAAACAATATCAAGATGAATTAATTCTGTTTTAAAGCCAAAATCTTTTACTTTCACATAGTCTTTAAAGGTTAGCATTAAGGTATCACAATTGTGTTTTTTTAAAAGTTTTTCTAATTCTTCTTTTTGAAAAGTGTAATGATCAGCAAAAAAATAACAAGCCCTAGCTTTGATAAAATGCTCATATAATCTAAAAGGCTTTGCAATAGAGCTTATTAAAATAGCTTTTTGATTTTCTTTTACATGAGAATAACGCACAAAATCTTCATTTTCTTTAGCTATAAAATCAGCCCTTTTAGCAAAAGATTTTGGCAAACGATAAGCCCCGCTAGGTAGGGTAAAATCAAAAAAAGGCTCATCTTTGCTTTGTAATAAAATACTAAGTTTTTTAATATGAAATTTAGAAAAAGCATCATCTAAAAGTATGATTTTTGCTCCAAGCTCGATAGCTTTTTGTATGCCTTTAACTCTATCTTCACTTACTATCACTCCACTAATGTGCTTTGTAAGTGCATACTCCATAGCTTCATCGCCACTTTCTTTAATGCTGCATAAAATTTTATCTTTGTGTTTAACGATGATTAAGCCTTTGCTTTGTCTTTTATAGCCTCTTAAGATGATAAAACAATTTTCAAATTCAGCAGCTATGGCTTTACAAATGGGAGTTTTTCCATTGCCTCCTAGGGTTAGATTACCTATGCTTATAATGGGTAAATTAAAATCAAGTTCTTTTTTAAATTTAGTATTTAAAATAGCTATAATCATATATAAAAAGCTAAAAGGTAAAAGCAAAAAGGCTAGAATTTTTTGCAAAAAATTAGGTTTAAAAAAATACCGATCAAGCCAAGTCATATGTATTCTTTAATGTTGTTGGAAGTTTTCTTTTAAAGGCATTATTTTGCATACGCTCTAAGATTAAATTTTTTAAATTTTCATCAAAATTTTCCAAACTTTGATTATTTTCTAAAGCTTTTAAAACTTCATCTAAAACTTCATATTTATAGCCAAGATCTTTTTCATCGCTTTGATTTGGCCAAAGATCAGCACTAGGGGCTTTTTGTATGAAATTTTCATGTACACCTATAAATTTAGCAAGCTCAAAAACTTCACTTTTATAAAGTGTAGCTAAAGGATTAAAAGCGCAAGCTAAATCCCCATAAATAGTTCCATAACCAAGCATAAGTTCACTTTTATTAGAAGTGCCTACCACTAAAGCATTATGCAAGGCTGAATAATCATAAAGCAAGCTCATACGCACTCTTGCAGCTAAATTTCCAAAGCGTAAAGGGTTTAAGTCTTGACAAATTTTTTCATAAGCACAAAGTACTTCATCAATATAAATGATCTTGTGATGAATTTGCAAATGATCACATAGCATTAACGCATCATCTAAATTTTCTTTTTTAGAATGTTTTGTAGGCATTAAAAGCACAAAAAGTTTTTCACCTACTGCTTTTTTGCAAAGATGAGCTACTAAAGCCGAATCTATCCCACCGCTTAAACCTAAGATGAGATTTTTATCTCTTGCTTGTTCTTTTATAAAATTGATCAATAATTCTTGTAATTTTGTATAATTCATAAAAAATCTTTAAATATTAATTTTTTAAAATTATATTTGATTTAGTTAAAAGGAAGTTTATATGCGTATTTTGAAACAACCATGTGGAATGTATGAAACAAATTGTTATATTATAGATCATAATAACAAGCAAATTATCATCGATCCGGGAGAAAATGCTTATAAGTTTATCAAAGAAAATACAAGCAAACCTTTAGCTATTTTAAATACCCATGGTCATTATGATCATGTTTATGATAATGCTAAAGTTAAAATGGCTTATGAAATTCCAATTTTTATCCATAAAGATGATGCTTTTATGCTAAAAGATCCTTTTAATTATGGTTTTGAGTATTCAAGTGCTGATGTATTGATAGAAAATGAAAATGAATTTAGTATAGATGAGTTTAAGTTTAAATTTCATCATTTCCCAGGGCATACTCCAGGGTGTTGTATGATAGAACTTGTGGGCAAAGATGTGCTTTTTAGTGGGGATTTTTTATTTTATCGTAGTATTGGTAGGTGGGATTTTCCTTACTCAGATGCAACTAAGATGAAAGAGAGTTTGCTTAAAATTTTAGCTTATGAAAAAGATTTTAAGCTTTTTCCAGGGCATGGAGAAGAAAGTTCTTTAAGAGAAGAGCAAAGTGCAATTCCTGCTTGGTTAAGGTATTTTCATTAATGGATAAGGTTTTATATTTTTTAAGTTTTTTACTGATTTTAAGTGCGATTTTGAGTTTTTTTAAACCCAAAGAAACAAAAAAGAAATTTTTTCACAAATGTCCATGTTTTAGAGCAGTAGAAAATGGTTTAATGAGTAGAATTTGCATTTATGCAGGAAGTTTTGGTTTTATGTATTCTGTGCTTTATATTGGTTTTGGAGTGTATGATAAAAAGCTTTTTATGATTTTGCTTTTATCTTTTGCGATATGGTATTTTGCTTGGGTTTT
Protein-coding regions in this window:
- a CDS encoding transporter substrate-binding domain-containing protein, with the translated sequence MKKILFLLSLFFTLHAKELIVGMELAYPPFEMSDTKGNPSGISVEFLQAFAKEKNYDLKIQNIAWDGLIPALRTQKIDLIMSSMSISEQRKKVIDFTLPYAKANLAILSAKKSNINSIEDLNQKGKILALKRGSSAHLYAQKNLKNAKILVFDKENAAILEVIQAKADAFIYDQMSIYKAWKKHPEQTKAIFTPFEKTPEQWAIALNKNNTKLKEELNEFILKSKKNGLFDKLSQKYLKDMQEVFKEQKLEFFF
- the kdsB gene encoding 3-deoxy-manno-octulosonate cytidylyltransferase, whose amino-acid sequence is MIIIPARLKSSRFKNKILCEIDNLPMFIYTAKKMQEVDEVYVALDDEEVLKIAQKHNIKAVLTSKNHESGTDRINEACQILKLNENELIINVQADEPFIETQNIKDFKEFSQKAFEDELCFMSSCYKEVDAKACDDPNLVKVVTDSNDYALYFSRSKIPYERANYKQNFKAHLGIYAYRVKNLQEFCTLKNSALEECEKLEQLRALENGKKIKMLKIQSQSIGIDTKEDYEKALAKFGVKK
- the thrC gene encoding threonine synthase, coding for MLLHSTQDKNHQVSFSKALLSPSAPNNALYAPLNLPKLDNEALKNLNYKELALKIIAAFDFDLEPEVFEKALKTYESFDDKTCPINLRKINDKLYINELFHGPTRAFKDMALQPFGVLLEYLKKDDDFLIMCATSGDTGPATLKSFENKKGIKVVCIYPNEGTSKTQALQMTHSNASNLKSIAIEGNFDDAQNALKTLLNDEDFKNTLKEEKLSLSAANSVNFGRILFQIIYHYYASLKIDKTIDIIIPSGNFGDALGAYYAKKMGANIGKIKIASNSNNILSEFFNTGKYDLRNKSLQKTISPAMDILISSNIERLLFDKFKDERTKELMQALKNEKYYELSQKELKLLQEDFEADFCNDDECMQYIKQYSHLGLLDPHTCTCFKMLDSNTTTLITSTAQWSKFTPSMYQAIYNKECQDEQACMQELAKEFKQEIHPNIASLFTSTQKQNQVYKLKNLKQTIIEWIKQ
- a CDS encoding tetraacyldisaccharide 4'-kinase, which codes for MTWLDRYFFKPNFLQKILAFLLLPFSFLYMIIAILNTKFKKELDFNLPIISIGNLTLGGNGKTPICKAIAAEFENCFIILRGYKRQSKGLIIVKHKDKILCSIKESGDEAMEYALTKHISGVIVSEDRVKGIQKAIELGAKIILLDDAFSKFHIKKLSILLQSKDEPFFDFTLPSGAYRLPKSFAKRADFIAKENEDFVRYSHVKENQKAILISSIAKPFRLYEHFIKARACYFFADHYTFQKEELEKLLKKHNCDTLMLTFKDYVKVKDFGFKTELIHLDIVLKDGFKQILQDYIDKFNNKEKNVTTLNPR
- a CDS encoding NAD+ synthase encodes the protein MNYTKLQELLINFIKEQARDKNLILGLSGGIDSALVAHLCKKAVGEKLFVLLMPTKHSKKENLDDALMLCDHLQIHHKIIYIDEVLCAYEKICQDLNPLRFGNLAARVRMSLLYDYSALHNALVVGTSNKSELMLGYGTIYGDLACAFNPLATLYKSEVFELAKFIGVHENFIQKAPSADLWPNQSDEKDLGYKYEVLDEVLKALENNQSLENFDENLKNLILERMQNNAFKRKLPTTLKNTYDLA
- a CDS encoding MBL fold metallo-hydrolase, whose product is MRILKQPCGMYETNCYIIDHNNKQIIIDPGENAYKFIKENTSKPLAILNTHGHYDHVYDNAKVKMAYEIPIFIHKDDAFMLKDPFNYGFEYSSADVLIENENEFSIDEFKFKFHHFPGHTPGCCMIELVGKDVLFSGDFLFYRSIGRWDFPYSDATKMKESLLKILAYEKDFKLFPGHGEESSLREEQSAIPAWLRYFH